A region of Arabidopsis thaliana chromosome 5, partial sequence DNA encodes the following proteins:
- the TAAC gene encoding thylakoid ATP/ADP carrier (thylakoid ATP/ADP carrier (TAAC); FUNCTIONS IN: binding, transporter activity, ATP transmembrane transporter activity; INVOLVED IN: photosystem II repair, transport, photoprotection; LOCATED IN: in 7 components; EXPRESSED IN: 27 plant structures; EXPRESSED DURING: 14 growth stages; CONTAINS InterPro DOMAIN/s: Mitochondrial carrier protein (InterPro:IPR002067), Mitochondrial substrate carrier (InterPro:IPR001993), Mitochondrial substrate/solute carrier (InterPro:IPR018108); BEST Arabidopsis thaliana protein match is: Mitochondrial substrate carrier family protein (TAIR:AT3G51870.1); Has 1807 Blast hits to 1807 proteins in 277 species: Archae - 0; Bacteria - 0; Metazoa - 736; Fungi - 347; Plants - 385; Viruses - 0; Other Eukaryotes - 339 (source: NCBI BLink).), producing MGEEKSLLQFRSFPSLKTSDFALTEEPSWRLENNVSSNRRRGNKRSGGVFTNFASLSVAIRRDRRESTFNGRNGGGGGAFASVSVVIPKEEDEFAPTSAQLLKNPIALLSIVPKDAALFFAGAFAGAAAKSVTAPLDRIKLLMQTHGVRAGQQSAKKAIGFIEAITLIGKEEGIKGYWKGNLPQVIRIVPYSAVQLFAYETYKKLFRGKDGQLSVLGRLGAGACAGMTSTLITYPLDVLRLRLAVEPGYRTMSQVALNMLREEGVASFYNGLGPSLLSIAPYIAINFCVFDLVKKSLPEKYQQKTQSSLLTAVVAAAIATGTCYPLDTIRRQMQLKGTPYKSVLDAFSGIIAREGVVGLYRGFVPNALKSMPNSSIKLTTFDIVKKLIAASEKEIQRIADDNRKKASPNTIDEQT from the exons ATGGGAGAAGAGAAGTCTCTGCTTCAGTTCCGTAGTTTTCCTTCACTCAAGACCTCTGATTTCGCTCTCACCGAAGAACCTTCATGGAGGCTGGAGAACAACGTGTCGTCGAATCGCCGGAGAGGAAACAAGAGAAGCGGTGGCGTTTTTACCAATTTTGCGTCCCTTTCCGTAGCGATTAGGAGAGATCGGAGAGAATCTACATTTAACGGTCGTAATGGCGGCGGAGGCGGAGCGTTCGCATCGGTTTCGGTGGTGATTCCGAAGGAAGAGGATGAATTCGCGCCTACCTCGGCCCAGCTGTTGAAAAACCCCATTGCTTTACTGTCGATAGTACCGAAAGACGCCGCACTATTCTTCGCCGGAGCGTTCGCCGGAGCCGCCGCAAAGTCAGTGACGGCACCGCTTGACCGAATAAAGCTCCTAATGCAG ACACATGGTGTTCGAGCTGGGCAACAAAGTGCTAAGAAGGCTATTGGTTTCATTGAG GCCATTACTCTTATCGGAAAGGAAGAAGGTATTAAAGGTTATTGGAAAGGAAATCTACCTCAG GTGATAAGGATTGTACCTTATAGCGCAGTCCAGTTGTTTGCATATGAAACATACAAG AAACTCTTCAGGGGGAAAGACGGTCAATTGTCAGTCCTCGGAAGGCTCGGTGCTGGTGCTTGTGCTGGCATGACGTCTACTCTG ATTACATACCCTTTAGATGTGCTGAGATTGAGGTTAGCTGTTGAACCAGGTTATCGAACCATGTCCCAG GTTGCCTTGAACATGCTGCGGGAGGAAGGAGTTGCATCATTCTACAACGGTCTAGGTCCTTCGCTTTTAAGTATAGCTCCTTACATTGCCATCAACTTCTGCGTCTTTGATCT GGTAAAGAAATCTCTGCCAGAGAAGTATCAACAAAAGACACAATCATCTTTGTTAACAGCAGTAGTAGCTGCTGCTATTGCTACCGGTACTTGCTATCCATTGGATACCATTAGAAGGCAGATGCAATTGAAGGGTACTCCATATAAATCGGTATTAGACGCTTTCTCAG GTATCATTGCGCGTGAAGGAGTTGTTGGCTTGTACCGTGGCTTTGTCCCCAATGCACTCAAAAGCATGCCAAACAGCAG TATTAAGCTTACAACATTCGACATCGTCAAGAAACTCATAGCAGCGAGTGAGAAGGAGATCCAAAGAATCGCGGATGATAACCGCAAGAAAGCAAGTCCTAACACAATCGATGAACAAACCTGA
- the RUS5 gene encoding root UVB sensitive protein (Protein of unknown function, DUF647) (ROOT UV-B SENSITIVE 5 (RUS5); CONTAINS InterPro DOMAIN/s: Protein of unknown function DUF647 (InterPro:IPR006968); BEST Arabidopsis thaliana protein match is: Protein of unknown function, DUF647 (TAIR:AT3G45890.1); Has 426 Blast hits to 424 proteins in 125 species: Archae - 0; Bacteria - 2; Metazoa - 111; Fungi - 69; Plants - 183; Viruses - 0; Other Eukaryotes - 61 (source: NCBI BLink).): protein MYCTLRFPLPLHIPQTRTMTSCQPKRRRVEHLRCSAQPSSIREDDEDADDRRVGVERRISIVVERYGNGTSKRYFLDDDDSPLQGILEERETKPDNNSQSSNSSETNILWLPDVVRDFVFPSGFPGSVSDDYLDYMLWQFPTNITGWICNVLVTSSLLKAVGVGSFSGTSAAATAAASAAAIRWVSKDGIGALGRLLIGGRFGSLFDDDPKQWRMYADFIGSAGSFFDLATQLYPSQFLLLASTGNLAKAVARGLRDPSFRVIQNHFAISGNLGEVAAKEEVWEVAAQLIGLGFGILIIDTPGLVKSFPFVLLTWTSIRLVHLWLRYQSLAVLQFNTVNLKRARIIVESHVVHSVVPGYVDCNKRENILLWQRFMKPRIIFGVSLEELSGLEKSVSKVKALLKMYTKEKYILTLNKLNKDTEFSVSFKVNATSRDVLRCLWQAYWLEENMEESFKDKDSVFHWLKQSLSEMDNKFDDFLFKLDTAGWNLRESNLKVPNQVLIDQESIPF from the exons ATGTACTGTACTTTGCGATTTCCTTTGCCTCTTCACATTCCCCAAACTCGAACAATGACGTCCTGTCAGCCGAAACGACGCCGTGTTGAGCACTTGCGGTGCTCTGCTCAGCCTAGTAGTATTCGTGAAGATGACGAAGATGCCGATGATAGGAG AGTTGGAGTTGAAAGACGAATTTCGATTGTGGTGGAGAGATACGGAAATGGCACTTCAAAAAG ATATTTtctagatgatgatgattcccCTTTACAAGGCATTCTCGAGGAGCGTGAAACTAAGCCTGATAACAATTCTCAGAGCTCTAATTCCTCCGAAACGAACATTCTTTGGCTTCCAGATGTTGTCAGGGATTTTGTTTTCCCCTCAGGCTTTCCTG GGTCTGTTTCAGATGATTACTTGGACTATATGCTGTGGCAGTTCCCAACCAATATTACTGGCTGGATTTGTAATGTATTAGTCACGTCAAGTCTTCTCAAG GCGGTTGGGGTTGGCTCTTTCTCAGGAACTTCTGCTGCCGCTACTGCTGCTGCTTCTGCTGCAGCCATCAG ATGGGTGTCCAAGGATGGAATTGGAGCTCTTGGCCGTCTTCTTATTG GTGGACGTTTTGGTAGTCTTTTTGATGATGATCCTAAGCAATGGCGCATGTATGCAGATTTTATTGGCAGTGCTGGAAG CTTCTTTGATTTGGCAACCCAGCTATATCCATCCCAGTTCCTACTGTTGGCATCCACGGGAAATCTTGCCAAG GCTGTGGCTAGAGGATTGAGAGACCCTTCATTCAGGGTGATTCAGAATCATTTCGCTATCTCAGGAAATCTTGGAGAGGTAGCAGCCAAG GAAGAAGTGTGGGAAGTTGCTGCGCAGCTAATTGGTCTTGGTTTCGGCATTCTGATCATT GACACGCCGGGCCTTGTAAAGTCATTTCCGTTTGTGTTACTTACATGGACGAGCATTAGACTTGTTCACCTCTGGCTACGCTACCAGTCGCTTGCAGTCCTACAATTTAACACG GTAAATCTCAAGCGTGCTCGTATCATAGTAGAATCTCATGTTGTGCACTCAGTTGTACCAG GATATGTTGACTGCAACAAGCGAGAAAACATTTTGCTGTGGCAGAGGTTCATGAAACCTCGAATCATCTTTGGTGTATCCCTTGAAGAGTTGTCTGGTCTGGAGAAATCTGTTTCTAAG GTCAAGGCACTCCTTAAGATGTACACAAAGGAGAAATATATTCTTACGTTGAATAAGTTGAACAAGGATACTGAGTTTTCTGTGTCCTTTAAG GTGAATGCCACAAGCAGAGACGTGTTGAGATGCCTTTGGCAAGCATATTGGTTAGAGGAGAACATGGAAGAAAGCTTTAAAGACAAGGATAGTGTGTTCCACTGGCTGAAGCAAAGCTTGTCGGAGATGGACAACAAGTTTGATGATTTCTTGTTCAAATTGGATACTGCTGGATGGAATCTACGTGAATCTAACTTGAAGGTTCCCAACCAAGTTCTCATAGACCAGGAATCTATCCCTTTCTAA
- the AIRP2 gene encoding RING/U-box superfamily protein (RING/U-box superfamily protein; CONTAINS InterPro DOMAIN/s: Zinc finger, RING-type, conserved site (InterPro:IPR017907); BEST Arabidopsis thaliana protein match is: RING/U-box superfamily protein (TAIR:AT3G47160.1); Has 35333 Blast hits to 34131 proteins in 2444 species: Archae - 798; Bacteria - 22429; Metazoa - 974; Fungi - 991; Plants - 531; Viruses - 0; Other Eukaryotes - 9610 (source: NCBI BLink).), with translation MRKSFKDSLKALEADIQFANTLASEYPEEYDGGYVQMRLSYSPAAHLFLFLLQWTDCHFAGALGLLRILIYKAYVDGKTTMSLHERKTSIREFYDVLFPSLLQLHGGITDVEERKQKEICDKRYRKKDRTDKGKMSEIDLEREEECGICLEIRNKVVLPTCNHSMCINCYRN, from the exons ATGCGAAAATCGTTCAAGGATTCACTCAAGGCTCTTGAAGCTGATATCCAGTTCGCCAACACTCt GGCGTCAGAGTACCCAGAGGAGTATGATGGTGGCTACGTTCAGATGAGATTATCTTACAGCCCGGCGgctcatctctttctcttccttcttcagtGGACTGATTGTCATTTCGCTGGCGCTTTGGGCTTGCTTAGGATCCTTATTTATAAG gcATATGTTGATGGGAAGACCACAATGTCGCTACATGAACGCAAAACTAGTATCAGAGAATTCTATG ATGTGTTGTTTCCTTCGCTATTGCAACTTCATGGAGGGATCACCGATGTAGAAGAAAGGAAACAGAAGGAGATATGCGACAAAAGATACCGTAAAAAGGACAGAACAGATAAAGGAAAGATGTCGGAGATCGATTTGGAGAGGGAAGAAGAGTGTGGAATCTGCTTGGAGATTCGAAACAAAGTTGTTCTTCCTACGTGCAATCACTCCATGTGTATAAACTGCTACAGAAACTG
- the AIRP2 gene encoding RING/U-box superfamily protein (RING/U-box superfamily protein; FUNCTIONS IN: zinc ion binding; EXPRESSED IN: 17 plant structures; EXPRESSED DURING: 8 growth stages; CONTAINS InterPro DOMAIN/s: Zinc finger, RING-type, conserved site (InterPro:IPR017907), Zinc finger, RING-type (InterPro:IPR001841), Zinc finger, C3HC4 RING-type (InterPro:IPR018957); BEST Arabidopsis thaliana protein match is: RING/U-box superfamily protein (TAIR:AT3G47160.1); Has 1807 Blast hits to 1807 proteins in 277 species: Archae - 0; Bacteria - 0; Metazoa - 736; Fungi - 347; Plants - 385; Viruses - 0; Other Eukaryotes - 339 (source: NCBI BLink).) translates to MRKSFKDSLKALEADIQFANTLASEYPEEYDGGYVQMRLSYSPAAHLFLFLLQWTDCHFAGALGLLRILIYKAYVDGKTTMSLHERKTSIREFYDVLFPSLLQLHGGITDVEERKQKEICDKRYRKKDRTDKGKMSEIDLEREEECGICLEIRNKVVLPTCNHSMCINCYRNWRARSQSCPFCRGSLKRVNSGDLWIYTCSAEIADLPAIYKENLKRLLIYIDKLPLVTSDPNLVPYAPLPR, encoded by the exons ATGCGAAAATCGTTCAAGGATTCACTCAAGGCTCTTGAAGCTGATATCCAGTTCGCCAACACTCt GGCGTCAGAGTACCCAGAGGAGTATGATGGTGGCTACGTTCAGATGAGATTATCTTACAGCCCGGCGgctcatctctttctcttccttcttcagtGGACTGATTGTCATTTCGCTGGCGCTTTGGGCTTGCTTAGGATCCTTATTTATAAG gcATATGTTGATGGGAAGACCACAATGTCGCTACATGAACGCAAAACTAGTATCAGAGAATTCTATG ATGTGTTGTTTCCTTCGCTATTGCAACTTCATGGAGGGATCACCGATGTAGAAGAAAGGAAACAGAAGGAGATATGCGACAAAAGATACCGTAAAAAGGACAGAACAGATAAAGGAAAGATGTCGGAGATCGATTTGGAGAGGGAAGAAGAGTGTGGAATCTGCTTGGAGATTCGAAACAAAGTTGTTCTTCCTACGTGCAATCACTCCATGTGTATAAACTGCTACAGAAACTG GCGTGCACGGTCACAGTCGTGCCCGTTCTGTCGAGGCAGCTTGAAAAGAGTGAATTCTGGTGATCTATGGATATACACTTGTAGCGCCGAGATTGCAGATTTACCAGCGATTTACAAGGAGAATCTGAAGAGGTTGTTGATATACATTGACAAGTTGCCTCTCGTTACTTCTGATCCAAATCTTGTCCCTTATGCTCCTCTTCCTCGGTGA
- the LHCB4.1 gene encoding light harvesting complex photosystem II (light harvesting complex photosystem II (LHCB4.1); FUNCTIONS IN: chlorophyll binding; INVOLVED IN: response to blue light, response to red light, response to far red light, photosynthesis; LOCATED IN: in 6 components; EXPRESSED IN: 27 plant structures; EXPRESSED DURING: 14 growth stages; CONTAINS InterPro DOMAIN/s: Chlorophyll A-B binding protein (InterPro:IPR001344); BEST Arabidopsis thaliana protein match is: light harvesting complex photosystem II (TAIR:AT3G08940.2); Has 1807 Blast hits to 1807 proteins in 277 species: Archae - 0; Bacteria - 0; Metazoa - 736; Fungi - 347; Plants - 385; Viruses - 0; Other Eukaryotes - 339 (source: NCBI BLink).) produces the protein MAATSAAAAAASSIMGTRVAPGIHPGSGRFTAVFGFGKKKAAPKKSAKKTVTTDRPLWYPGAISPDWLDGSLVGDYGFDPFGLGKPAEYLQFDIDSLDQNLAKNLAGDVIGTRTEAADAKSTPFQPYSEVFGIQRFRECELIHGRWAMLATLGALSVEWLTGVTWQDAGKVELVDGSSYLGQPLPFSISTLIWIEVLVIGYIEFQRNAELDSEKRLYPGGKFFDPLGLAADPEKTAQLQLAEIKHARLAMVAFLGFAVQAAATGKGPLNNWATHLSDPLHTTIIDTFSSS, from the exons ATGGCCGCAACATCCGCCGCTGCTGCAGCTGCTTCTTCCATCATGGGTACTCGGGTGGCTCCCGGTATCCATCCCGGTTCAGGTCGGTTCACAGCCGTGTTCGGTTTCGGAAAGAAGAAGGCAGCTCCCAAAAAGAGTGCCAAAAAGACGGTGACTACGGACCGGCCTCTTTGGTACCCAGGCGCCATTTCTCCTGACTGGCTTGATGGTTCCTTGGTTGGAGATTACGGTTTTGATCCCTTCGGTTTAGGCAAACCGGCCGAGTATCTTCAATTCGATATCGATTCACTAGACCAGAATCTGGCTAAGAACTTGGCCGGAGACGTGATCGGAACCCGTACGGAAGCTGCCGACGCCAAATCGACGCCGTTTCAGCCGTACAGTGAGGTGTTCGGAATCCAGAGATTCAGGGAATGCGAACTCATCCACGGACGGTGGGCGATGCTCGCTACTCTCGGCGCTCTCTCCGTCGAATGGCTTACCGGCGTTACATGGCAAGACGCTGGCAAG GTGGAGCTTGTAGATGGATCGTCCTACTTGGGGCAGCCATTACCTTTCTCGATCTCGACATTGATATGGATCGAGGTGTTAGTGATCGGCTACATCGAGTTCCAGCGCAACGCCGAGCTTGATTCGGAGAAGCGTTTATACCCCGGAGGCAAGTTCTTTGACCCGCTAGGTTTAGCGGCTGACCCGGAGAAGACTGCTCAACTTCAGTTAGCTGAGATCAAGCATGCACGTCTTGCGATGGTCGCCTTCTTGGGATTCGCGGTTCAAGCGGCTGCAACAGGTAAAGGTCCACTCAACAATTGGGCTACTCACCTCAGTGATCCACTCCACACCACCATCATCGATACCTTCTCCTCATCTTAA
- the LECRKA4.1 gene encoding lectin receptor kinase a4.1 (lectin receptor kinase a4.1 (LECRKA4.1); FUNCTIONS IN: kinase activity; INVOLVED IN: N-terminal protein myristoylation, abscisic acid mediated signaling pathway, response to abscisic acid stimulus, seed germination; LOCATED IN: plasma membrane; EXPRESSED IN: 17 plant structures; EXPRESSED DURING: 10 growth stages; CONTAINS InterPro DOMAIN/s: Legume lectin, beta chain (InterPro:IPR001220), Protein kinase, ATP binding site (InterPro:IPR017441), Serine/threonine-protein kinase-like domain (InterPro:IPR017442), Concanavalin A-like lectin/glucanase, subgroup (InterPro:IPR013320), Protein kinase-like domain (InterPro:IPR011009), Serine/threonine-protein kinase, active site (InterPro:IPR008271), Protein kinase, catalytic domain (InterPro:IPR000719), Concanavalin A-like lectin/glucanase (InterPro:IPR008985); BEST Arabidopsis thaliana protein match is: lectin receptor kinase a4.1 (TAIR:AT5G01550.1); Has 1807 Blast hits to 1807 proteins in 277 species: Archae - 0; Bacteria - 0; Metazoa - 736; Fungi - 347; Plants - 385; Viruses - 0; Other Eukaryotes - 339 (source: NCBI BLink).) codes for MGTQRSMFIVSFLFKLFLFLSVHVRAQRTTTNFAFRGFNGNQSKIRIEGAAMIKPDGLLRLTDRKSNVTGTAFYHKPVRLLNRNSTNVTIRSFSTSFVFVIIPSSSSNKGFGFTFTLSPTPYRLNAGSAQYLGVFNKENNGDPRNHVFAVEFDTVQGSRDDNTDRIGNDIGLNYNSRTSDLQEPVVYYNNDDHNKKEDFQLESGNPIQALLEYDGATQMLNVTVYPARLGFKPTKPLISQHVPKLLEIVQEEMYVGFTASTGKGQSSAHYVMGWSFSSGGERPIADVLILSELPPPPPNKAKKEGLNSQVIVMIVALSAVMLVMLVLLFFFVMYKKRLGQEETLEDWEIDHPRRLRYRDLYVATDGFKKTGIIGTGGFGTVFKGKLPNSDPIAVKKIIPSSRQGVREFVAEIESLGKLRHKNLVNLQGWCKHKNDLLLIYDYIPNGSLDSLLYTVPRRSGAVLSWNARFQIAKGIASGLLYLHEEWEKIVIHRDVKPSNVLIDSKMNPRLGDFGLARLYERGTLSETTALVGTIGYMAPELSRNGNPSSASDVFAFGVLLLEIVCGRKPTDSGTFFLVDWVMELHANGEILSAIDPRLGSGYDGGEARLALAVGLLCCHQKPASRPSMRIVLRYLNGEENVPEIDDEWGYSKSSRSEFGSKLVGYVSSTSITRVSSTSRISQ; via the coding sequence ATGGGCACACAAAGATCCATGTTCATAGTCTCATTCTTATTCAAGCTTTTCCTGTTTTTGAGCGTCCATGTTCGAGCTcagagaacaacaacaaattttgcTTTCCGAGGTTTTAACGGAAACCAATCGAAGATTCGGATTGAAGGAGCCGCGATGATCAAACCCGACGGACTATTGAGACTCACTGACCGAAAGTCGAATGTTACCGGTACAGCTTTCTACCACAAACCGGTGAGGTTGCTTAATAGAAATTCCACAAACGTCACAATTCGTTCCTTTAGCACGTCTTTCGTCTTTGTCATAATCCCTTCAAGCTCAAGCAATAAAGGCTTTGGATTCACATTCACACTATCTCCAACACCTTATCGTCTCAATGCTGGATCCGCACAGTACTTGGGAGTTTTCAACAAAGAGAACAATGGGGATCCTAGGAACCACGTATTCGCAGTGGAATTCGACACGGTGCAAGGATCAAGAGACGACAACACCGACAGAATAGGAAACGACATCGGTCTGAATTACAACAGTCGTACTTCGGATCTCCAAGAACCAGTCGTGTATTACAACAATGATgatcacaacaaaaaagaagatttcCAGCTTGAGAGTGGCAATCCTATTCAAGCCCTTTTGGAGTATGATGGAGCAACACAAATGCTAAACGTCACCGTTTATCCCGCGAGATTAGGGTTTAAACCCACAAAGCCTTTGATCTCTCAACATGTTCCAAAACTGTTGGAGATTGTGCAAGAAGAAATGTACGTCGGATTCACGGCATCGACGGGGAAAGGTCAGTCAAGTGCTCATTACGTGATGGGTTGGAGTTTCTCAAGCGGCGGAGAACGTCCAATTGCGGATGTTCTAATCCTCTCGGAgcttcctccgccgccgccgaATAAGGCGAAGAAGGAAGGTTTAAATTCTCAAGTCATTGTTATGATCGTGGCGTTATCGGCAGTAATGCTGGTCATGCTTGtgttactcttcttcttcgtcatgTACAAGAAGAGACTGGGACAAGAAGAGACTCTTGAAGACTGGGAAATCGATCATCCTCGCAGATTGAGATACAGAGACCTCTACGTAGCCACGGATGGATTCAAAAAGACTGGAATCATCGGAACCGGAGGATTTGGAACCGTTTTCAAAGGAAAACTGCCGAATTCGGATCCCATCGCAGTGAAGAAGATAATTCCAAGTAGCAGGCAAGGTGTTCGAGAATTTGTCGCAGAGATCGAGAGTTTGGGGAAACTAAGGCATAAGAATCTGGTGAACCTCCAAGGATGGTGCAAACACAAAAACGATCTCTTGTTGATTTACGATTACATCCCCAACGGAAGCTTAGACTCTCTGCTCTACACTGTACCGAGAAGAAGCGGCGCCGTTTTGTCGTGGAACGCTCGTTTTCAGATCGCTAAAGGAATCGCGTCTGGTTTATTGTATCTTCACGAAGAATGGGAGAAGATTGTGATTCATAGAGACGTGAAACCTAGCAATGTCTTGATCGATTCAAAGATGAACCCTAGATTGGGAGATTTTGGACTCGCGAGGCTTTACGAACGCGGAACGCTATCGGAAACAACAGCACTCGTTGGAACCATCGGGTACATGGCGCCAGAGCTTTCCCGCAACGGAAACCCCTCATCTGCGTCTGATGTTTTCGCGTTTGGCGTTTTGTTGTTAGAGATCGTTTGCGGGAGAAAACCAACGGATTCCGGTACCTTCTTCTTGGTCGATTGGGTTATGGAGCTTCACGCGAACGGTGAGATTCTCAGTGCGATTGATCCGAGACTAGGATCTGGTTACGACGGAGGAGAAGCAAGGCTTGCTCTCGCCGTCGGATTGCTCTGTTGCCACCAAAAACCGGCGTCTCGGCCGTCGATGAGAATCGTGCTTAGGTATCTAAACGGAGAGGAGAATGTACCTGAGATTGACGATGAGTGGGGATATTCAAAGTCTTCAAGAAGCGAATTCGGATCCAAGTTGGTAGGATATGTTTCGTCGACCTCAATCACCAGAGTTTCTTCGACTTCTCGTATCAGTCAGTAG